The following DNA comes from Salvia splendens isolate huo1 chromosome 17, SspV2, whole genome shotgun sequence.
CCAAACTCATCGTTCTTTATCTCATATTGTATCTCACTAATTAATCAGACTGATGGAGACCAATCGCCGGGCGAAACGCATCCCGTCCGGCGACATGTTCTCGTTCCCGGTCATAAACCAGGACGAGTTCGAATTCGGGAGCGTGGCATCCCCCGCGTCCCCGAACTCCCCGGCCGACCGCCTCTTCGCCAACGGGAAGCTTCTCCCGCACGCGTTCCCCGCGCAAGCGGGAAACGCCTTCTCCTACTCGTACTCGCGGTCGACCAGCCGCGCGAGTAGCAAGGACTACTCGTCGGTGATGTCGTCGCGGAGCAACAGCACCAACAGCAGGACCAGCACCAGCAGCAGCGCCCGCACGAGCACGAGCGAGGCCTCGGAGAGGCGGCCGCTGCGGGCTCGTGACCATCACTACtatggcggcggcggcgccgtCGGGAGGAGAGAGAGGGCTGTTAGGTCGCCGGTGGTGATGAGCTGTCAGTATCAGTATGGGGCGTCGCGGCGGTGGCAGCTGATCGCGGCGGCACCGGCGCTGAAGCAGCGGGGATCGTCGTCGTCGTCAGGGCCGAGGAGGGCGAGTGATCAGAGCGGCGCCGTTGCTGATCGGAAAGGGGCGAAGAAAGCGAAATCAAACTGGTTTAAGCGGTTTGTGAATGCATGCCAAGAGTGCCATGCGATTAAAACATGAGGGTTTGGTCGGAGATTTGGGGTTAAGGTTTGATAATTTCAGTGGTGATTAAGGAAATAATGTTTTGCTGATAAAGTTTGCGGACTTATCAAGTTTCAAAAAGAGTTTGAAGAAACGGTTCGATCCtcttataattttgatttgtcgAACCGACTAGAGATTCATGAATCGATCGAGAACATGAAGCGTGTAGATACAAATGGTCCAATGGGAGCAAGATTTTCGGGGAACATTTGGTTTCTGAGCGAAAGAATCATTTTCAA
Coding sequences within:
- the LOC121775368 gene encoding uncharacterized protein LOC121775368, with the protein product METNRRAKRIPSGDMFSFPVINQDEFEFGSVASPASPNSPADRLFANGKLLPHAFPAQAGNAFSYSYSRSTSRASSKDYSSVMSSRSNSTNSRTSTSSSARTSTSEASERRPLRARDHHYYGGGGAVGRRERAVRSPVVMSCQYQYGASRRWQLIAAAPALKQRGSSSSSGPRRASDQSGAVADRKGAKKAKSNWFKRFVNACQECHAIKT